The stretch of DNA ACGCTCTCAATTACAGATAACGGCATCGGCATGGATCGTGACGATGTCATCAGCAATCTCGGTACTATCGCACGTTCTGGCACTGCCCAGTTTTTGCAGTCACTCAGTGGTGATCAGAAAAAAGATTCCCAGTTAATCGGTCAGTTCGGTGTGGGATTTTACTCGGCGTTTATTGTGGCGTCAGAAGTCGAAGTGATCACCCGCAAGGCCGGCACACCCGCCAGTGATGCTGTGCGCTGGGTATCTGCAGGCGAGGCTGATTATAGTATTGAAAACGCCGAGAGGGCATCACGCGGCACAACCGTGATATTGAAGTTACGGGATGATGCCAAAGAATTTGCTGATCCTTTCCGCCTGCGTCAGATCGTAAAAAAATATGCTGACCATATTTCGATCCCGGTACTGCTGCCAAAACAGGCAACAGATGAAAAACAAGATGCAGAAACAGAGTACGAAGCGGTTAATGACGCCAAAGCTTTGTGGACGCGCCCGCGTACTGACGTCAGTGAAGAAGAGTACACCGAGTTCTACAAACATATTTCTCACGACTTCGAAAGTCCTCTGACCTGGAGCCACAACAAAGTGGAAGGCAAGCTGGAATACACCAGCCTTCTGTATTTGCCGGCCAGAGCGCCGTTTGATCTGTGGAATCGTGACGGGGTTAGAGGCCTGAAGCTGTATGTGCAGCGTGTCTTTATCATGGATCAGGCGGAGCAGTTTCTGCCCTTGTACCTGAGATTTATTAAAGGGGTTGTCGATTCTAACGATATTTCCCTCAACGTATCGCGGGAGATTTTGCAAAAAGATCCGGCAGTGGACTCTATGCGCAGCGCCTTGACCAAGCGCGCTCTGGATATGCTGGCTAAATTGAAGAAAGATGACAGCGAAAAATACGCCGCGTTCTGGAAGGAGTTTGGACAGGTTCTTAAAGAAGGACCAGGAGAAGATTTCGGCAACCGCGAAAGCATCGCCAAACTGCTGATGTTTGCAAGTACGCATGAAGGCTCCAAAGGTCAGGATCAGGGTCTGGAAGACTATGTGGCTCGAATGAAACCAGAGCAGGACAAAATCTATTACTTGATCGCAGACTCTGAAAAAGCGGCACGCAGTAGCCCGCATCTGGAGATATTTCGCAAAAAGGGTATTGAGGTGCTGTTGCTGTCAGATCGTATAGACGAATGGCTGATGAGCCATTTGCACGAGTTTGATGGCAAGTCTCTGCAGGATATTACCCGGGGCGATCTGGATCTGGGCAAACTGGATAACGAAGAAGAGAAAAAAGCGCAGGAAAAGCAGGAGGAAACCCTGAAACCCCTGCTTGAGCGGGTAAAAACTGCGCTGGATGATCGCATCAAAGAAGTCAGGGTTAGTCATCGCCTGACCGATTCTCCCGCCTGTCTGGCACTGGCAGAAGACGACATGGGTGCTCAGATGCGCAAGATAATGCAGGCTTCGGGTCAGGCAGTGCCTGAGAGTAAGCCAATATTCGAGCTGAATCCGGATCACCCGCTGATTGCCAAACTGGATGCAGAGCAGGACGAGGAGCGTTTCGGTGACCTGATTTCCCTGTTGTTTGATCAGGCATCACTGGCCGATGGCAACGAGCTGGAAGACCCTGCGCGTTTCAGTCGTCAGCTAAATAAACTCCTCCTTGAGCTGTGTGACTGATAAGTTACTGACCAGGATGAGTCGCTTTAGATTGCCGGCTCATCCTGGCACCTGACTGAATTCGATATTTGCTACATCCTGTCCAGCGGCTCTATTCCCAACAGATTCATACCGGTTTTTAAGGTATCAGCGGTCAGTCTGGCCAATGCAAGCCGGCTTGCCTGTACGGGTGGTTCGGATTTGAGAATTGGGCACGACTCATAAAATTTCATAAACAGTCCTGCCAGCTCATAAAGATACTGACACAACTGATTAGGGTAGCAGTCGACACCTACCTGTCTCACTACCTCCGCGAATTGCAGAATCTTGATCAGCAGTGCGCGCTCTTCCGGAGTATCCACGTTGATTTGCTGGCCGGGTGTTATATTTTCGTCTGCCAGTCTGCGAAGCACACTCTGGATTCTGGCATAGGCATACAACAGATAGGGTGCGGTATTGCCATCAAATGACAGCATCTGCGACCAATCAAAAATGTAATCACTGGTTCTGCTTTTGGACAGGTCGGCGTATTTTACAGCTGCAATGCCGACCGTAGCGGCGATCTGCTGCCTGTCATTTTCGGGCAAATCCGGGTTTTTGTCGCTCACTAGATCATGAGCCCGGCGGACTGCTTCGTTCAGCAGATCTTTAAGCTTTACGGTATCGCCGCTTCGGGTCTTGAAGGGTTTGCCGTCCTCACCCATCATGGTGCCATAAGCAATGTGTTCCAGACGACAATCGCTGCGGACCATGCCAGCGGCCGCCGCGACAGCAAACACCTGATTAAAATGCAGGCTCTGGCGAGCATCAACAACGTACAGAACACGGTCAGCACCCAGATCTGCAGATCGATAGCGTACAGCTGCAAGATCTGTGGTGGCATACAGATAACCGCCATCACTTTTCTGCACGATAACCGGCAGAGGATTACCATCCTTGCCTTTGAACTCATCCAGGAAAACGCACTTTGCGCCTTCAGATTCAGTGAGCAATCCTTTCTCATTCAAAATCTTAACAATACCAGGCAACTCTTTGTTATAAAAGCTCTCTGCACAAAGGTCGCTAGGTTTAAGTTTAACACCCAGCTGATCATATACCTCCTGGCAATGACGCAAAGATTCCTCAATAAACTGCTGCCAGGCACTCAGACATTCCGCGTCCCCACCTTGCAGGCGCACTACATACGAGCGAGCCAGTTCGGCAAATTCCGGCTCTTCATCAAAGCGTTGTTTGGCCTCACGATAGAATTTTTCCAGA from Pseudohongiella spirulinae encodes:
- the htpG gene encoding molecular chaperone HtpG, which encodes MTTQTNKETRGFETEAKQLLQLMIHSLYSNKEVFLRELISNASDAADKLRFQALSKPDIYENDTELKVIIDFDKDAGTLSITDNGIGMDRDDVISNLGTIARSGTAQFLQSLSGDQKKDSQLIGQFGVGFYSAFIVASEVEVITRKAGTPASDAVRWVSAGEADYSIENAERASRGTTVILKLRDDAKEFADPFRLRQIVKKYADHISIPVLLPKQATDEKQDAETEYEAVNDAKALWTRPRTDVSEEEYTEFYKHISHDFESPLTWSHNKVEGKLEYTSLLYLPARAPFDLWNRDGVRGLKLYVQRVFIMDQAEQFLPLYLRFIKGVVDSNDISLNVSREILQKDPAVDSMRSALTKRALDMLAKLKKDDSEKYAAFWKEFGQVLKEGPGEDFGNRESIAKLLMFASTHEGSKGQDQGLEDYVARMKPEQDKIYYLIADSEKAARSSPHLEIFRKKGIEVLLLSDRIDEWLMSHLHEFDGKSLQDITRGDLDLGKLDNEEEKKAQEKQEETLKPLLERVKTALDDRIKEVRVSHRLTDSPACLALAEDDMGAQMRKIMQASGQAVPESKPIFELNPDHPLIAKLDAEQDEERFGDLISLLFDQASLADGNELEDPARFSRQLNKLLLELCD
- the argS gene encoding arginine--tRNA ligase, with the translated sequence MQTIRETLEQAVTRALIRVTGIEDAKGQVIYASRPEFGDYQANGVMSVAKRLRKNPREIAQQVLDSLDAGEWLSKAEIAGPGFINLFLKEQALSNRAKELLTDPSRLIIPEHDNKTIVVDYSSPNLAKEMHVGHLRGTIIGDSIVRVLESLGHCVIRQNHVGDWGTQFGMLIAHMKSLSAQGASVSSRLSDLEKFYREAKQRFDEEPEFAELARSYVVRLQGGDAECLSAWQQFIEESLRHCQEVYDQLGVKLKPSDLCAESFYNKELPGIVKILNEKGLLTESEGAKCVFLDEFKGKDGNPLPVIVQKSDGGYLYATTDLAAVRYRSADLGADRVLYVVDARQSLHFNQVFAVAAAAGMVRSDCRLEHIAYGTMMGEDGKPFKTRSGDTVKLKDLLNEAVRRAHDLVSDKNPDLPENDRQQIAATVGIAAVKYADLSKSRTSDYIFDWSQMLSFDGNTAPYLLYAYARIQSVLRRLADENITPGQQINVDTPEERALLIKILQFAEVVRQVGVDCYPNQLCQYLYELAGLFMKFYESCPILKSEPPVQASRLALARLTADTLKTGMNLLGIEPLDRM